Proteins co-encoded in one Candidatus Korarchaeum sp. genomic window:
- a CDS encoding DUF99 family protein, which translates to MSVKGKVRILAVDDSPFERGRDSDTFLIGLLFRDLIMELSMKERVSVDGEDSTEALIRMVRSPKLREEVRVVMSHGTTFAGLNVVDVNRFYEETGIPLIAVTSKVPTNEIERAIISAGMMEKLEIVRRNPPYNPLRTPKGVCFYSTIGLTEGDAERMILKYIVESKIPEQLRIVDIVSRLLADCRYSKGEH; encoded by the coding sequence TTGAGCGTCAAGGGGAAGGTCAGGATATTAGCGGTCGATGATTCCCCATTCGAGAGGGGAAGGGACTCTGATACTTTCTTAATTGGGCTCTTGTTCAGAGATCTCATAATGGAATTATCTATGAAGGAGAGGGTATCTGTAGATGGAGAAGATTCAACAGAAGCTCTGATAAGGATGGTGAGGAGCCCCAAGCTTAGGGAGGAAGTCAGAGTTGTCATGAGCCACGGTACTACTTTCGCTGGTTTGAACGTAGTGGATGTGAACAGATTCTACGAAGAGACGGGTATACCTCTCATAGCTGTCACGTCTAAAGTACCGACGAATGAGATAGAGAGGGCGATTATCTCAGCTGGTATGATGGAGAAACTCGAGATAGTGAGGAGGAATCCTCCTTATAACCCACTGAGGACTCCTAAGGGAGTGTGCTTCTACTCGACAATCGGGTTAACTGAGGGTGATGCTGAGAGGATGATACTGAAGTACATAGTGGAATCCAAGATCCCGGAGCAGCTGAGGATAGTGGACATAGTATCTAGGCTACTGGCGGATTGCCGCTACTCCAAGGGGGAACACTGA
- a CDS encoding geranylgeranylglyceryl/heptaprenylglyceryl phosphate synthase: protein MGLEERIRRESAERALLAVLLDPAKLDDDGARKLARASSEGGADLIFVGGSIGAGFRLNEIILSIKRESNIPIILFPGNVDGVSPYADAILFMSLLNSTNPYWIIQAQALAAIPIKRMGLEAIPTAYLIVEPGQRSAAGWVGSVNPIPRDKPEIALAYATAAEMLGMRWIYLEAGSGAEAPVPSEMVKLVRERTNLGIIVGGGLRSPDLVRERAEAGANVIVVGTHIEEGRDAAARVREMKEALKRSR from the coding sequence ATGGGCCTAGAGGAGCGTATAAGGAGAGAATCTGCTGAGAGGGCCCTCCTAGCTGTACTGCTCGACCCAGCTAAATTGGATGATGATGGAGCTAGGAAGTTAGCTAGAGCATCCTCCGAAGGGGGGGCTGATCTCATATTCGTCGGAGGATCTATAGGGGCTGGTTTCAGGTTAAATGAGATAATATTGAGCATAAAGAGGGAATCCAATATACCGATAATCCTCTTCCCGGGGAACGTCGATGGAGTATCTCCTTACGCTGACGCGATACTCTTCATGTCCCTGCTCAACTCAACTAATCCTTACTGGATAATACAAGCGCAAGCCCTAGCTGCGATCCCGATAAAGAGGATGGGTCTCGAAGCCATACCAACGGCTTACCTCATAGTGGAGCCTGGGCAGAGGAGCGCTGCCGGTTGGGTGGGCTCAGTCAACCCCATACCTAGGGACAAACCCGAGATAGCTTTAGCTTATGCCACAGCAGCAGAGATGCTCGGTATGAGGTGGATCTATCTAGAGGCTGGGAGCGGTGCTGAGGCACCAGTCCCATCTGAGATGGTGAAATTAGTTAGGGAGAGGACGAATCTCGGTATAATAGTTGGTGGAGGTCTCAGATCCCCTGATTTAGTGAGGGAGAGAGCTGAAGCAGGGGCTAATGTGATAGTAGTGGGGACGCACATCGAAGAGGGGAGGGATGCTGCAGCTAGGGTCAGGGAGATGAAGGAAGCCCTGAAGAGATCTCGTTAG
- the sucC gene encoding ADP-forming succinate--CoA ligase subunit beta: MRLLEYESKEALASKGIPIPKGILARDPEEAASAVEKLGGRGVLKIQIPHGQRGRAGGIKLVNSPNEAREVAKELFSRTFYGYEVSSLLVEEPIDTVTEIYIGGIIDRNSRGMTFISTPYGGMDVEEIAASHPESIEKRTVHPLIGMRSHIARALAKNAAKNVPDKVNEIQRIISSLWDIAVEYDAMMLEINPLALTKDGRLVALDARIEVDDNALFRHMEFEKRYYSSENPRENEARKRDIAYVELDGNIGTMANGAGLAMATMDMVHTFGGKPANFCDVGGGASAERVANALEIILSNPRVSVVLINTLCGITSALDVALGVKSIKEKGLLKIPVVVRMSGNQADEGKRILEEIGIKATESAEEAVKYAVELAKRA; the protein is encoded by the coding sequence ATGAGGCTTCTGGAGTATGAGTCAAAGGAGGCCCTGGCCTCTAAGGGTATACCGATTCCGAAGGGAATTCTAGCGAGAGATCCTGAGGAAGCTGCTTCAGCTGTTGAGAAACTTGGAGGAAGGGGGGTCCTGAAGATACAGATACCCCATGGACAGAGAGGGAGAGCTGGCGGAATAAAGTTAGTCAATTCCCCAAATGAAGCGAGAGAAGTAGCTAAAGAGCTATTTTCAAGGACTTTCTATGGATATGAAGTGAGCTCCTTGCTTGTCGAGGAACCTATTGATACAGTCACCGAGATATATATCGGAGGGATAATTGACAGGAACTCGAGGGGCATGACCTTCATATCCACCCCTTACGGAGGGATGGATGTTGAGGAGATAGCTGCAAGCCACCCCGAGTCAATAGAGAAGAGGACCGTCCATCCGCTCATAGGGATGAGGTCCCATATAGCTAGGGCTCTAGCTAAAAACGCAGCCAAGAACGTCCCGGATAAAGTTAACGAGATACAGAGGATAATAAGTTCATTATGGGATATAGCGGTCGAATATGATGCGATGATGCTCGAGATAAACCCCCTAGCACTGACCAAGGATGGGAGGCTCGTAGCACTGGATGCTAGGATAGAGGTAGACGATAACGCTCTCTTCAGGCACATGGAATTCGAGAAGAGGTATTACTCATCGGAGAACCCTAGGGAGAATGAAGCGAGGAAGAGAGATATAGCTTACGTAGAGTTGGACGGTAATATAGGGACTATGGCGAATGGGGCTGGTTTAGCTATGGCTACTATGGATATGGTCCACACTTTCGGTGGTAAGCCAGCTAACTTCTGCGATGTCGGAGGAGGGGCCTCAGCGGAGAGAGTAGCTAACGCTTTAGAGATAATACTCTCGAACCCGAGGGTCAGCGTCGTCTTGATAAACACTTTATGCGGTATCACGAGCGCATTAGACGTCGCGCTCGGAGTTAAATCTATCAAGGAGAAGGGATTGCTCAAGATCCCGGTAGTGGTCAGGATGAGTGGGAATCAAGCGGATGAGGGGAAGAGGATACTCGAGGAGATAGGGATAAAGGCTACGGAGTCTGCTGAGGAGGCAGTGAAGTACGCTGTAGAACTCGCTAAGCGAGCGTAA
- the sucD gene encoding succinate--CoA ligase subunit alpha translates to MAILVREGMRVLVQGITGRQGTIHTKLMLEYGTKIVAGVTPGKSGAKVHGVPVFDSVEEAVREKGPIDASIVFVPAPYAMDAVIEAVDNAIPLVVVITEGIPVHDTAKFVSYARSMGTTIIGPNCPGIIAPGKVKIGIMPADSFAPGPVGIVSRSGTLTYEISLSLKNAGYGSSTTIGIGGDPITGLNFIEVLELFKEDPETKAVVIVGEIGGDAEERAAKYIAQGYPKPVVAYVAGRTAPPGKRMGHAGAIITAGQGTVESKERAFSEAGVPVARTPFEVAPLLAERLRH, encoded by the coding sequence ATGGCGATACTAGTCAGGGAAGGGATGAGAGTACTAGTTCAGGGGATAACTGGAAGGCAGGGGACTATACATACGAAGCTGATGCTCGAATATGGGACGAAGATAGTTGCGGGCGTTACCCCTGGGAAGTCTGGAGCTAAAGTACATGGTGTGCCAGTTTTCGATTCTGTTGAGGAGGCTGTGAGGGAGAAGGGACCTATAGATGCATCTATAGTCTTCGTCCCAGCCCCTTATGCGATGGATGCTGTTATAGAGGCAGTGGATAACGCTATTCCACTGGTCGTAGTCATAACTGAGGGGATACCCGTCCACGATACCGCTAAATTCGTCAGCTATGCGAGGAGCATGGGTACAACGATAATAGGTCCCAACTGCCCGGGCATAATAGCTCCGGGTAAGGTGAAGATAGGGATAATGCCAGCTGACTCCTTCGCGCCCGGACCAGTCGGTATAGTATCGAGGAGCGGGACCCTGACTTACGAGATCTCCTTATCCCTGAAGAATGCTGGATATGGGTCAAGCACGACTATAGGAATAGGAGGAGATCCCATAACTGGTTTGAACTTCATAGAGGTCTTAGAGTTATTCAAGGAGGATCCAGAGACTAAAGCAGTCGTGATAGTCGGGGAGATAGGGGGAGATGCTGAGGAGAGGGCAGCCAAGTACATAGCTCAGGGCTATCCCAAGCCTGTAGTGGCTTACGTGGCTGGGAGGACAGCTCCCCCTGGGAAGAGGATGGGCCACGCGGGGGCGATAATAACAGCTGGCCAGGGGACAGTCGAAAGCAAGGAAAGAGCTTTCTCAGAGGCGGGGGTTCCTGTAGCTAGGACTCCCTTCGAAGTTGCTCCCCTCCTAGCTGAAAGATTGAGGCATTAA
- a CDS encoding 50S ribosomal protein L40e, with translation MPIEDPFKRSVAAKALLNFKICRKCGARNPITATKCRRCRSTNLRLKKAKLVRK, from the coding sequence ATGCCCATAGAGGACCCATTCAAGAGGAGCGTCGCAGCCAAGGCCCTCCTCAATTTCAAGATATGCAGGAAGTGCGGTGCTAGAAATCCGATAACAGCGACTAAATGTAGGAGGTGCAGGAGCACGAACCTCAGGTTGAAGAAAGCGAAGCTAGTGAGAAAGTGA
- a CDS encoding zinc finger domain-containing protein — protein sequence MSEERLVFKLLPVDREVFCTSCGRKVTYERGIVAFKCPNCGEAIIVRCSICRKQVNEYSCPNCGFTGP from the coding sequence TTGTCCGAAGAGAGGTTGGTGTTCAAGCTCCTACCAGTGGATCGCGAGGTGTTCTGTACATCCTGCGGTAGGAAGGTGACTTATGAGAGAGGGATAGTCGCTTTTAAATGTCCTAACTGCGGGGAAGCGATAATAGTAAGGTGTAGTATCTGTAGGAAGCAAGTTAATGAGTATTCATGCCCTAATTGTGGGTTCACAGGTCCCTGA
- a CDS encoding elongation factor 1-beta, which produces MARILAIYRVLLDGSISSEEVVRSIREELEKKGFKLEGYDENPIGFGIVALNLKITAPEEDGVTDAISNVLEGLEGVSSVELDIVSRVS; this is translated from the coding sequence ATGGCTAGGATACTCGCTATATACAGGGTCTTGCTCGATGGGAGTATCAGCAGTGAGGAAGTTGTTAGGAGTATAAGGGAGGAGCTCGAGAAGAAAGGTTTCAAGCTAGAAGGTTACGATGAGAACCCAATAGGATTCGGTATAGTTGCTTTGAACTTAAAGATAACTGCGCCGGAGGAGGATGGCGTTACAGACGCTATATCTAATGTACTCGAGGGGTTGGAGGGAGTTAGTAGTGTGGAGCTCGATATAGTGAGCAGGGTGAGCTGA
- the fen gene encoding flap endonuclease-1 — protein sequence MGVKIGELIEDKVELELSDISGKKIALDAFNAMYQFLAKVRQPDGTPLMTSKGEITSVHSGIFYRTANFLKEGIIPIYVFDGEKPSFKSRAIEERVRAREEAELKWKEALELGDLEEARKYAQAALNITEDIVEDCKTILKLMGVPIVQAPSEGEAQAAYMAMKGDVWATASQDYDSLLFGAPRLIRNLTITGKRKLPGKEVYVDINPELIELESVLKKNGISREQLIMIGILVGTDYNLGGVKGIGVKRALELVKKYKRPEDLFSRVPWEFDVDPISIYEFFLNPPTTDDYDTSLKRPMSDGLLKFMVEEHEFSEERVRKVINEIEESYRMLSGGGLESWF from the coding sequence ATGGGAGTTAAGATAGGGGAGCTTATCGAGGATAAAGTGGAATTGGAGCTCTCCGATATATCTGGGAAGAAGATCGCTTTAGATGCTTTCAACGCGATGTATCAATTCTTAGCGAAAGTCAGGCAGCCCGATGGTACCCCTTTGATGACTAGCAAGGGTGAGATAACGAGCGTCCACTCCGGCATCTTCTACAGGACCGCTAACTTCCTGAAGGAGGGGATAATCCCCATCTACGTGTTCGACGGGGAGAAACCCTCGTTCAAGTCCAGAGCGATAGAAGAGAGAGTTAGAGCTAGAGAGGAAGCTGAATTGAAGTGGAAAGAGGCCCTTGAGCTCGGAGATCTCGAGGAAGCTAGGAAGTACGCTCAAGCAGCTCTGAATATAACAGAGGATATAGTGGAGGATTGTAAGACCATACTCAAGCTAATGGGCGTACCTATCGTCCAAGCCCCGAGTGAGGGGGAAGCTCAAGCGGCTTACATGGCGATGAAGGGCGATGTATGGGCTACAGCATCGCAAGATTACGATTCCCTCCTCTTCGGAGCTCCGAGGCTGATAAGGAACCTCACAATAACTGGTAAGAGGAAGCTCCCGGGTAAGGAAGTTTATGTCGATATAAACCCAGAGTTAATAGAACTTGAGAGTGTCCTCAAGAAGAATGGGATTAGCAGGGAGCAGTTGATAATGATAGGGATTTTAGTCGGGACAGATTATAACTTGGGCGGTGTCAAAGGGATAGGTGTGAAGAGGGCCCTGGAGCTCGTCAAGAAGTATAAGAGGCCGGAGGATCTCTTCTCAAGGGTGCCTTGGGAGTTCGATGTGGATCCCATATCGATCTACGAATTCTTCCTGAACCCCCCGACTACCGATGATTATGATACATCTTTGAAGAGGCCTATGAGCGATGGGCTCCTGAAGTTCATGGTAGAGGAGCATGAGTTCTCTGAGGAAAGAGTGAGAAAAGTGATAAATGAGATAGAGGAATCTTATAGAATGCTCTCAGGGGGCGGGCTAGAGTCATGGTTCTGA
- a CDS encoding glycosyltransferase family 4 protein: MITLVGPYYPAVGGVQVYMTYMARELLSMGFEVTVVSYRGSKARWGERLIEVPTLKIKGLRGMSFILGATSILRREKPDLIISHYASTSGISGLLSGLDYFLVFHGSELKLPKALSKVAASRSRAVICVSNWLRERLDSSGIRVDAVIPGGVESELFASLPPKEVAKERLGIEGNVVLSVGSLVRAKGFDLIPEVAKIVNSKLRASFLIIGSGPEERSIRRRAKEEGVEDRVTLLGKKSYEETAIYYRAADLLLHPARYEGYGLTALESLAAGTPVVASDIGGIKDAVVDGVDGFLVARDAKAIAERVIYLLEDDNLREEMGRRGRERALKRSWRVVTQEYIDLMREKVPEIFQ; the protein is encoded by the coding sequence ATGATAACTCTAGTAGGTCCTTACTATCCAGCTGTGGGCGGAGTTCAGGTGTACATGACGTATATGGCTAGGGAGCTCCTCTCTATGGGCTTCGAAGTAACTGTAGTCAGCTATAGGGGTTCTAAAGCTAGATGGGGGGAGAGGCTCATCGAAGTCCCTACTCTCAAGATCAAGGGGCTCAGGGGAATGAGCTTCATCTTGGGAGCTACTAGTATATTGAGGAGGGAGAAGCCCGATCTAATAATCTCACATTACGCCTCAACATCAGGGATCTCAGGCCTCCTCTCTGGGTTAGATTACTTCTTAGTATTCCATGGGAGTGAGCTGAAGCTCCCTAAAGCTCTATCTAAGGTAGCGGCATCTAGATCGAGGGCAGTGATATGCGTGAGCAATTGGCTGAGGGAGAGGCTGGATTCTTCTGGAATAAGAGTCGATGCTGTTATACCTGGCGGAGTTGAGAGCGAGCTCTTCGCTTCCCTCCCCCCTAAGGAAGTAGCTAAGGAGAGATTGGGGATCGAGGGGAACGTCGTCCTCTCAGTGGGCTCGTTAGTTAGAGCTAAGGGGTTCGATCTGATCCCCGAGGTAGCTAAGATCGTTAACTCCAAGTTGAGAGCGAGCTTCCTCATAATCGGGAGCGGTCCTGAGGAGAGGAGTATAAGGAGGAGAGCTAAGGAGGAGGGTGTAGAGGATCGCGTCACCTTATTGGGGAAGAAAAGCTATGAGGAGACTGCAATTTATTATAGGGCAGCTGATCTCCTGCTTCATCCGGCTAGATATGAAGGATATGGCTTGACAGCTCTCGAATCCCTCGCCGCCGGGACTCCTGTGGTGGCCAGTGATATAGGGGGGATCAAGGATGCGGTGGTAGATGGAGTGGATGGGTTCTTAGTAGCTAGGGATGCGAAGGCCATAGCTGAGAGAGTAATCTACCTACTCGAGGATGATAATTTGAGGGAGGAAATGGGGAGGAGGGGAAGGGAGAGGGCATTGAAGAGGAGCTGGAGGGTAGTAACTCAGGAATACATTGATTTAATGAGGGAGAAGGTCCCTGAGATCTTCCAATGA
- the pth2 gene encoding peptidyl-tRNA hydrolase Pth2 yields the protein MRYKQVIVVRKDLGMSCGKIAVQVAHASLEAAEISRRENPDLYRAWKEEGAKKVVLEVKSEEELIEIYREALDKGLVSVLIRDAGLTELEPGTATAVGIGPHEEESIDKITGKLPLLK from the coding sequence TTGAGGTACAAACAAGTGATTGTAGTGAGGAAGGACCTAGGGATGAGCTGCGGGAAGATAGCTGTTCAAGTAGCTCATGCATCATTAGAAGCTGCTGAGATATCTAGAAGGGAAAATCCAGATCTATATAGAGCTTGGAAGGAGGAAGGAGCCAAGAAAGTTGTCCTTGAGGTTAAGAGTGAGGAGGAGCTCATTGAGATCTATAGGGAAGCTCTAGATAAGGGATTGGTATCCGTGTTGATAAGGGATGCCGGATTAACTGAGCTCGAGCCAGGGACAGCGACAGCCGTAGGGATAGGGCCTCATGAGGAGGAAAGTATAGATAAGATCACGGGAAAGCTCCCATTATTGAAGTAA
- a CDS encoding methyltransferase — protein MAIWQVRGLKLLKDDHVYWPAEDSLMMLDALDPDLSGKVCLDLGTGSGIVAIEMAKRGCCTVASDISLRSCLIASKNAELNGLEVHVVQGDMTRHFRDLAFDLIAFNPPYLPGKGDSRWAGGRRGRELIDALIDDLPRLMRGEALILHADFNLPELTLRKAEIMGFKAEICLRRKLAFHELMIIRISR, from the coding sequence TTGGCTATCTGGCAGGTTAGGGGATTGAAACTCCTCAAGGATGATCACGTCTACTGGCCGGCTGAAGACAGCTTAATGATGTTAGATGCTCTTGATCCGGATCTATCGGGTAAGGTTTGCCTCGACCTCGGGACTGGAAGCGGGATAGTCGCGATTGAGATGGCTAAGAGGGGGTGCTGTACAGTGGCCAGCGATATATCCCTGAGGTCATGCTTAATAGCTTCTAAGAACGCTGAACTGAACGGTCTCGAAGTGCATGTAGTCCAAGGGGATATGACAAGGCACTTCAGGGATCTGGCCTTCGACTTAATAGCTTTCAATCCACCTTACTTACCGGGGAAGGGGGACTCGAGGTGGGCTGGGGGGAGGAGGGGGAGGGAGCTCATAGATGCTCTGATCGATGACTTACCTAGGTTGATGAGAGGGGAGGCTCTCATATTGCACGCTGACTTCAATCTCCCAGAGCTGACCTTGAGAAAAGCTGAGATCATGGGGTTCAAAGCCGAGATATGCTTGAGGAGGAAGCTCGCTTTCCATGAACTCATGATAATTAGGATAAGTAGATAA
- the rsmA gene encoding 16S rRNA (adenine(1518)-N(6)/adenine(1519)-N(6))-dimethyltransferase RsmA, with protein MRAKLGQHMMVSKKWIKLIADLLDVRGDEVIELGAGTGNLSEEILSRDPRKLILVEKDERFIDILREKFGGDERVEILKADIRDLFPLRVEKIASNPPYYLSSQLIIGLARSEFKRAVLTLQKEFAERLIAKPGTEKYGSLSVIASLLLKVSLVSIVDRRSFSPVPKVDSAILVIEPKRDELRDQILKYCKLIFSRRKKELKNSLKPVLRSLDGLPYAERRPYHMSPEEVREVIAWLSGRLGD; from the coding sequence ATGAGAGCTAAGCTCGGGCAGCACATGATGGTGTCCAAGAAGTGGATAAAGCTCATAGCGGATTTACTAGATGTGAGAGGGGATGAAGTAATTGAGCTGGGCGCTGGTACTGGAAATTTGAGTGAGGAGATCCTATCTAGAGATCCTAGGAAGCTCATATTGGTTGAGAAAGATGAGAGGTTCATTGATATCCTGAGGGAGAAGTTCGGAGGGGATGAGAGGGTCGAGATACTGAAGGCCGATATCAGGGACCTCTTCCCACTGAGGGTAGAGAAGATAGCATCGAATCCACCTTATTACCTCTCATCTCAACTCATAATAGGATTAGCTAGGAGCGAATTCAAGAGAGCAGTCTTAACTCTTCAGAAAGAATTCGCTGAGAGGTTGATTGCTAAACCTGGGACTGAGAAGTACGGGAGCCTCTCCGTAATAGCATCCCTCCTCCTCAAGGTATCCCTAGTCTCTATAGTCGATAGGAGGTCCTTCAGCCCCGTTCCTAAGGTTGATTCAGCCATATTGGTCATAGAGCCGAAGCGAGATGAACTGAGGGATCAGATATTGAAGTACTGCAAGTTGATATTCTCTAGGAGGAAGAAGGAGCTTAAGAACTCACTTAAACCTGTGTTGAGGAGTTTAGATGGGCTCCCCTATGCTGAGAGGAGGCCCTATCACATGAGCCCGGAGGAAGTGAGGGAAGTGATAGCTTGGCTATCTGGCAGGTTAGGGGATTGA